Proteins found in one Brachyspira murdochii DSM 12563 genomic segment:
- a CDS encoding phage terminase large subunit has product MEIKFNILKPFEKWVNTDKRLKIAFGGRGGGKSESIARILIAKSFEIKGVILCSREIQKSIAYSTYPLLVSIIKELKLESFFNIKRNEITNKITNSKFIFLGIRECSIEEIKSIYNVRICFIEEGQTLTQRSYEILEPSIRALKSEIWIAFNPRFETDFIYKMTSKFNLESLFYTDKNNKKYNYKEYEDNNILITFINYDGNYYFSDILNKSRISTLRLLPKMYDHIWLGKIKNKQGKVFLYSKLKFYDDKNISNIEINSSEHKAVIDPAFGEYNCFTSVIIYTQIGESIYLIDSGLMRNDENSTTDESIINFLINKKIKKVLCESNFAQKELVKRLEKHFEVTPFYVHKNKIERIVNASYLIYDKVYFPKSWQEVPDSSDTDKWLNTNEGRGYIALRQLLNFDDSLSQNNIKGDIFSYLDFPDALSSLIFFGIEDFVSEDESDNKINIINSIFGE; this is encoded by the coding sequence ATGGAAATAAAGTTTAATATATTAAAACCATTTGAGAAATGGGTAAATACTGATAAGCGTTTAAAAATAGCATTTGGAGGCAGAGGCGGCGGAAAAAGCGAATCTATTGCTAGGATACTTATAGCTAAAAGTTTTGAGATTAAAGGTGTTATATTATGTTCAAGAGAGATTCAAAAATCAATAGCATATTCTACTTATCCTCTTCTTGTGAGCATTATTAAAGAATTAAAACTTGAAAGTTTTTTTAATATAAAAAGAAATGAAATTACTAATAAAATAACCAACAGTAAATTTATATTTTTAGGTATAAGGGAATGCTCTATTGAAGAGATAAAATCTATTTACAATGTGAGAATATGCTTTATAGAAGAAGGTCAGACTCTTACACAAAGAAGCTATGAGATATTAGAGCCTTCCATACGTGCTTTAAAAAGTGAAATATGGATAGCATTCAATCCTAGATTTGAAACTGACTTTATTTATAAAATGACAAGTAAGTTTAATTTAGAGAGTTTATTCTATACTGATAAAAATAATAAAAAATACAATTATAAAGAATATGAAGATAATAATATTTTAATAACATTTATAAATTATGACGGCAATTATTATTTCAGCGATATATTAAATAAATCGAGGATTTCTACTTTAAGGCTTCTTCCAAAAATGTATGATCATATTTGGCTTGGTAAAATAAAAAATAAACAGGGAAAAGTTTTTTTATATTCAAAATTAAAGTTTTATGATGACAAAAATATATCTAATATTGAAATTAATTCATCTGAACATAAAGCTGTAATAGACCCTGCATTTGGAGAATATAATTGTTTTACTTCTGTTATAATTTATACACAAATAGGAGAGAGTATATATTTAATAGATTCTGGACTTATGCGTAATGATGAAAACTCCACCACAGATGAGAGTATCATTAATTTTTTGATAAATAAAAAAATTAAAAAGGTATTATGTGAAAGTAATTTTGCTCAGAAAGAATTGGTAAAAAGATTAGAAAAACATTTTGAAGTAACACCATTCTACGTGCATAAAAATAAAATAGAGAGAATAGTTAATGCAAGTTATTTGATATATGACAAAGTTTATTTCCCTAAAAGCTGGCAGGAAGTTCCAGATAGTTCGGATACTGATAAATGGCTTAATACAAATGAAGGAAGAGGATATATTGCTTTAAGGCAGCTTTTAAATTTTGATGATTCACTTTCTCAAAATAATATTAAAGGTGATATATTCAGCTATTTAGATTTTCCTGACGCTTTATCAAGTTTAATATTTTTCGGTATAGAAGATTTTGTTTCTGAAGATGAAAGTGATAATAAAATAAATATTATAAATTCTATTTTCGGTGAATAA